The DNA sequence CACCCCCTACGACCGGGTCAAGGTCCTCATCCTGGGCCAGGACCCCTACCACGGCGCCGGCCAGGGCCACGGCCTGTGCTTCTCCGTGCGCCCCGGCGTCAAGACGCCGCCCTCCCTGCGCAACATCTACAAGGAGATGCGCGAGGAGCTCGGCTACGACGTGCCCGACAACGGCTACCTCATGCCCTGGGCCCGGCAGGGCGTCCTGCTGCTCAACGCGGTGCTGACGGTGCGCGGCGGCGAGCCCAACTCCCACAAGGGCAAGGGCTGGGAGAAGTTCACCGACGCCGTGATCCGCGCCGTCGTCTCGCGGCCCGACCCGGCGGTCTTCGTGCTGTGGGGCAACTACGCCCAGAAGAAGCTCCCGTTGATCGACGAGTCGCGGCACGCCGTCGTCAAGGGCGCCCACCCCTCGCCGCTGTCGGCCAAGCGGTTCTTCGGCAGCCGCCCCTTCACCCAGATCAACGAGGCCATCGCGGCCCAGGGGCATGAGCCGATCGACTGGCAGATCCCGGACCTGGAGGTCTGAGCGGATCCGGAGATCTGAGCGGATCCGGAGACCTGGGCGGTCCTGTAGATCCGAACGGGGCCGCCTGTAGGGACCGAAGCTTCGTGAGCACTGGGTCCTGCGGCGATAGTGGATTCCGCAGGAGACGAGCACTGCGCGAGGATGCGGATCATGAGCAGAACGCCTGAACGGGGAGCCATCGAGGGTCGCTCTGCGTAGCGATGGTCCTGTGTTCACCTCCGGTCGGGCGTGAGGGCGTCGGCA is a window from the Streptomyces mobaraensis genome containing:
- a CDS encoding uracil-DNA glycosylase; translated protein: MTVTDVLPESWRAVLGEELEKPYFKELTDFVEDERAKAPVYPPRGEVFAALDATPYDRVKVLILGQDPYHGAGQGHGLCFSVRPGVKTPPSLRNIYKEMREELGYDVPDNGYLMPWARQGVLLLNAVLTVRGGEPNSHKGKGWEKFTDAVIRAVVSRPDPAVFVLWGNYAQKKLPLIDESRHAVVKGAHPSPLSAKRFFGSRPFTQINEAIAAQGHEPIDWQIPDLEV